Proteins found in one Bicyclus anynana chromosome 24, ilBicAnyn1.1, whole genome shotgun sequence genomic segment:
- the LOC112055406 gene encoding probable sodium/potassium/calcium exchanger CG1090 isoform X2 has product MRKPRRHRWLTLSVVMIAYSVFQAVMSTPSDPPDNPDKLPEPTGPNVPDLTKTTNTLKVLASEATPILTKEESTNGADGKKSMKGFEIEPEEGEKKKQKDAGYEDGEDTVAIRENEKIEEEEEDAIPTVHPLRNCTPPAIEQFPRPLMGQTARKHGGLILHILVAVFTFIGLAIVCDEYFVSSLDRICEELKLAPDVAGATFMAAGSSAPELATVVIGVFCAQDDIGVSGVIGSAVFNIMFVISVCALCAGTVSHLNWWPLCRDCFFYALSILVMLCTIANGYVSWPEALFMLIMYGVYCVALRFNTALERWALTLPLPFKLPSREEQAALVTYKSGGGQPATAPAAEGQYTQMEGQNNDLPQKPTEYNPDGAYVNAAYNAENAWNPNQAWDPNNAWDETSLQQPANPPAQSWGEAEPTQQVQSPNQAQAQPEGQGQAVPQPPAQPAYYKAKEYNPETAVDPLVKPIGANPVQLACWYVAYPVHWSCRYTMPDCRGRWYPITFIISMLWISFYSYFMVWMITIIGYTLGIPDTVMGLTFVAAGVSVPDALSSLAVIKEGYGDMAVSNAVGSNVFDILVCLGLPWFIQTAIIQPGSHVNVISKGLIYSTLSLFSTVVFLVVATHANGWKLDRKFGAVLMVWYLLFITLASLYELNVFGNIHPPDCESSY; this is encoded by the exons ATGCGGAAACCACGTCGGCACCGCTGGCTGACTCTGTCGGTGGTGATGATCGCCTACTCCGTGTTCCAAGCGGTGATGAGCACGCCGTCCGACCCGCCGGACAACCCGGACAAGCTGCCGGAGCCCACCGGACCAAACGTGCCTGACCTCACTAAGACTACGAATACACTAAAAG TATTAGCATCTGAAGCGACTCCAATCCTCACAAAAGAAGAGAGCACAAATGGAGCGGACGGCAAGAAGTCCATGAAGGGTTTCGAAATTGAACCTGAAGAAGGGGAAAAGAAGAAACAAAAAGACGCTGGATATGAAGAT GGAGAAGACACGGTAGCAATtcgagaaaatgaaaaaatagaagaagaagaagaagacgcCATTCCTACCGTTCATCCTCTACGGAACTGTACGCCGCCGGCCATTGAACAG TTCCCGCGTCCACTGATGGGTCAGACAGCGAGGAAACACGGCGGCCTCATCCTCCACATCCTGGTGGCGGTGTTCACTTTCATTGGGCTGGCTATCGTGTGTGACGAATACTTCGTCTCCAGCTTAGACAGGATTTGTGAAG AATTGAAACTAGCGCCGGATGTAGCGGGTGCCACGTTCATGGCAGCTGGTAGTTCAGCTCCTGAGCTGGCTACCGTCGTTATTGGTGTCTTCTGTGCACAGGATGACATTG GTGTGTCCGGAGTGATCGGGTCCGCAGTGTTCAACATAATGTTCGTGATATCCGTGTGCGCGCTGTGTGCCGGCACCGTGTCGCACCTCAACTGGTGGCCGCTCTGCCGGGACTGCTTCTTCTACGCGCTCTCCATCCTCGTCATGCTGTGCACCATCGCCAATGGATACGTGTCCTG GCCAGAAGCGTTGTTCATGCTGATTATGTACGGCGTATACTGCGTCGCGCTGCGCTTCAACACTGCGCTGGAGCGCTGGGCGCTGACGCTGCCGCTGCCGTTCAAGCTGCCGTCGCGCGAGGAGCAGGCAGCGCTCGTCACTTACAA AAGCGGCGGAGGTCAGCCAGCCACGGCGCCGGCGGCCGAGGGGCAGTACACACAAATGGAGGGGCAGAACAACGATCTGCCGCAGAAACCCACGG AATACAACCCGGATGGAGCGTACGTCAACGCGGCGTATAATGCGGAGAATGCCTGGAACCCCAACCAGGCGTGGGACCCCAACAATGCCTGGGACGAAACCTCTTTG CAACAACCAGCCAACCCTCCAGCACAAAGCTGGGGCGAGGCTGAGCCAACTCAACAGGTGCAATCCCCGAACCAAGCCCAAGCCCAGCCGGAAGGACAAGGCCAGGCTGTACCACAG CCACCCGCTCAGCCCGCGTACTACAAGGCGAAGGAGTACAACCCGGAGACCGCGGTAGATCCTCTCGTCAAGCCTATCGGAGCTA ACCCAGTGCAGTTGGCGTGCTGGTACGTAGCGTACCCGGTGCACTGGTCGTGCCGGTACACCATGCCCGACTGCCGCGGCCGCTGGTACCCCATCACCTTCATCATCTCCATGCTGTGGATCTCCTTCTACTCGTACTTCATGGTTTGGATGATCACCATCATTG GCTACACGCTGGGTATCCCGGACACGGTGATGGGCCTGACGTTCGTCGCTGCGGGAGTTTCGGTGCCGGACGCCCTGTCCTCGCTCGCTGTCATCAAAGAAGG CTACGGAGACATGGCGGTGTCGAACGCTGTGGGGTCGAACGTATTCGATATCCTGGTGTGCCTCGGCCTGCCGTGGTTCATACAGACCGCCATCATCCAACCCGGCAGCCATGTCAACGTCATCAGCAAAG GTTTAATCTACTCTACATTGTCTCTGTTCTCGACGGTGGTGTTTTTGGTGGTGGCAACACACGCGAACGGCTGGAAACTGGACCGCAAGTTCGGCGCAGTACTGATGGTTTGGTACCTGCTCTTCATAACCCTCGCGAGTCTTTACGAGCTCAACGTCTTTGGGAACATCCACCCGCCAGACTGTGAATCTAGTTATTAG
- the LOC112055406 gene encoding probable sodium/potassium/calcium exchanger CG1090 isoform X3 yields the protein MIAYSVFQAVINTPSNPPDNPDKLSEPTGPNVPDLTKTTNTLKVLASEATPILTKEESTNGADGKKSMKGFEIEPEEGEKKKQKDAGYEDGEDTVAIRENEKIEEEEEDAIPTVHPLRNCTPPAIEQFPRPLMGQTARKHGGLILHILVAVFTFIGLAIVCDEYFVSSLDRICEELKLAPDVAGATFMAAGSSAPELATVVIGVFCAQDDIGVSGVIGSAVFNIMFVISVCALCAGTVSHLNWWPLCRDCFFYALSILVMLCTIANGYVSWPEALFMLIMYGVYCVALRFNTALERWALTLPLPFKLPSREEQAALVTYKSGGGQPATAPAAEGQYTQMEGQNNDLPQKPTEYNPDGAYVNAAYNAENAWNPNQAWDPNNAWDETSLQQPANPPAQSWGEAEPTQQVQSPNQAQAQPEGQGQAVPQPPAQPAYYKAKEYNPETAVDPLVKPIGANPVQLACWYVAYPVHWSCRYTMPDCRGRWYPITFIISMLWISFYSYFMVWMITIIGYTLGIPDTVMGLTFVAAGVSVPDALSSLAVIKEGYGDMAVSNAVGSNVFDILVCLGLPWFIQTAIIQPGSHVNVISKGLIYSTLSLFSTVVFLVVATHANGWKLDRKFGAVLMVWYLLFITLASLYELNVFGNIHPPDCESSY from the exons ATGATCGCCTACTCCGTGTTCCAAGCGGTGATAAACACGCCGTCCAACCCGCCGGACAACCCGGACAAGCTGTCGGAGCCCACCGGACCAAACGTGCCTGACCTCACTAAGACTACGAATACTCTAAAAG TATTAGCATCTGAAGCGACTCCAATCCTCACAAAAGAAGAGAGCACAAATGGAGCGGACGGCAAGAAGTCCATGAAGGGTTTCGAAATTGAACCTGAAGAAGGGGAAAAGAAGAAACAAAAAGACGCTGGATATGAAGAT GGAGAAGACACGGTAGCAATtcgagaaaatgaaaaaatagaagaagaagaagaagacgcCATTCCTACCGTTCATCCTCTACGGAACTGTACGCCGCCGGCCATTGAACAG TTCCCGCGTCCACTGATGGGTCAGACAGCGAGGAAACACGGCGGCCTCATCCTCCACATCCTGGTGGCGGTGTTCACTTTCATTGGGCTGGCTATCGTGTGTGACGAATACTTCGTCTCCAGCTTAGACAGGATTTGTGAAG AATTGAAACTAGCGCCGGATGTAGCGGGTGCCACGTTCATGGCAGCTGGTAGTTCAGCTCCTGAGCTGGCTACCGTCGTTATTGGTGTCTTCTGTGCACAGGATGACATTG GTGTGTCCGGAGTGATCGGGTCCGCAGTGTTCAACATAATGTTCGTGATATCCGTGTGCGCGCTGTGTGCCGGCACCGTGTCGCACCTCAACTGGTGGCCGCTCTGCCGGGACTGCTTCTTCTACGCGCTCTCCATCCTCGTCATGCTGTGCACCATCGCCAATGGATACGTGTCCTG GCCAGAAGCGTTGTTCATGCTGATTATGTACGGCGTATACTGCGTCGCGCTGCGCTTCAACACTGCGCTGGAGCGCTGGGCGCTGACGCTGCCGCTGCCGTTCAAGCTGCCGTCGCGCGAGGAGCAGGCAGCGCTCGTCACTTACAA AAGCGGCGGAGGTCAGCCAGCCACGGCGCCGGCGGCCGAGGGGCAGTACACACAAATGGAGGGGCAGAACAACGATCTGCCGCAGAAACCCACGG AATACAACCCGGATGGAGCGTACGTCAACGCGGCGTATAATGCGGAGAATGCCTGGAACCCCAACCAGGCGTGGGACCCCAACAATGCCTGGGACGAAACCTCTTTG CAACAACCAGCCAACCCTCCAGCACAAAGCTGGGGCGAGGCTGAGCCAACTCAACAGGTGCAATCCCCGAACCAAGCCCAAGCCCAGCCGGAAGGACAAGGCCAGGCTGTACCACAG CCACCCGCTCAGCCCGCGTACTACAAGGCGAAGGAGTACAACCCGGAGACCGCGGTAGATCCTCTCGTCAAGCCTATCGGAGCTA ACCCAGTGCAGTTGGCGTGCTGGTACGTAGCGTACCCGGTGCACTGGTCGTGCCGGTACACCATGCCCGACTGCCGCGGCCGCTGGTACCCCATCACCTTCATCATCTCCATGCTGTGGATCTCCTTCTACTCGTACTTCATGGTTTGGATGATCACCATCATTG GCTACACGCTGGGTATCCCGGACACGGTGATGGGCCTGACGTTCGTCGCTGCGGGAGTTTCGGTGCCGGACGCCCTGTCCTCGCTCGCTGTCATCAAAGAAGG CTACGGAGACATGGCGGTGTCGAACGCTGTGGGGTCGAACGTATTCGATATCCTGGTGTGCCTCGGCCTGCCGTGGTTCATACAGACCGCCATCATCCAACCCGGCAGCCATGTCAACGTCATCAGCAAAG GTTTAATCTACTCTACATTGTCTCTGTTCTCGACGGTGGTGTTTTTGGTGGTGGCAACACACGCGAACGGCTGGAAACTGGACCGCAAGTTCGGCGCAGTACTGATGGTTTGGTACCTGCTCTTCATAACCCTCGCGAGTCTTTACGAGCTCAACGTCTTTGGGAACATCCACCCGCCAGACTGTGAATCTAGTTATTAG
- the LOC112055406 gene encoding probable sodium/potassium/calcium exchanger CG1090 isoform X1 gives MMQPSRMRKPRRHRWLTLSVVMIAYSVFQAVMSTPSDPPDNPDKLPEPTGPNVPDLTKTTNTLKVLASEATPILTKEESTNGADGKKSMKGFEIEPEEGEKKKQKDAGYEDGEDTVAIRENEKIEEEEEDAIPTVHPLRNCTPPAIEQFPRPLMGQTARKHGGLILHILVAVFTFIGLAIVCDEYFVSSLDRICEELKLAPDVAGATFMAAGSSAPELATVVIGVFCAQDDIGVSGVIGSAVFNIMFVISVCALCAGTVSHLNWWPLCRDCFFYALSILVMLCTIANGYVSWPEALFMLIMYGVYCVALRFNTALERWALTLPLPFKLPSREEQAALVTYKSGGGQPATAPAAEGQYTQMEGQNNDLPQKPTEYNPDGAYVNAAYNAENAWNPNQAWDPNNAWDETSLQQPANPPAQSWGEAEPTQQVQSPNQAQAQPEGQGQAVPQPPAQPAYYKAKEYNPETAVDPLVKPIGANPVQLACWYVAYPVHWSCRYTMPDCRGRWYPITFIISMLWISFYSYFMVWMITIIGYTLGIPDTVMGLTFVAAGVSVPDALSSLAVIKEGYGDMAVSNAVGSNVFDILVCLGLPWFIQTAIIQPGSHVNVISKGLIYSTLSLFSTVVFLVVATHANGWKLDRKFGAVLMVWYLLFITLASLYELNVFGNIHPPDCESSY, from the exons AGAATGCGGAAACCACGTCGGCACCGCTGGCTGACTCTGTCGGTGGTGATGATCGCCTACTCCGTGTTCCAAGCGGTGATGAGCACGCCGTCCGACCCGCCGGACAACCCGGACAAGCTGCCGGAGCCCACCGGACCAAACGTGCCTGACCTCACTAAGACTACGAATACACTAAAAG TATTAGCATCTGAAGCGACTCCAATCCTCACAAAAGAAGAGAGCACAAATGGAGCGGACGGCAAGAAGTCCATGAAGGGTTTCGAAATTGAACCTGAAGAAGGGGAAAAGAAGAAACAAAAAGACGCTGGATATGAAGAT GGAGAAGACACGGTAGCAATtcgagaaaatgaaaaaatagaagaagaagaagaagacgcCATTCCTACCGTTCATCCTCTACGGAACTGTACGCCGCCGGCCATTGAACAG TTCCCGCGTCCACTGATGGGTCAGACAGCGAGGAAACACGGCGGCCTCATCCTCCACATCCTGGTGGCGGTGTTCACTTTCATTGGGCTGGCTATCGTGTGTGACGAATACTTCGTCTCCAGCTTAGACAGGATTTGTGAAG AATTGAAACTAGCGCCGGATGTAGCGGGTGCCACGTTCATGGCAGCTGGTAGTTCAGCTCCTGAGCTGGCTACCGTCGTTATTGGTGTCTTCTGTGCACAGGATGACATTG GTGTGTCCGGAGTGATCGGGTCCGCAGTGTTCAACATAATGTTCGTGATATCCGTGTGCGCGCTGTGTGCCGGCACCGTGTCGCACCTCAACTGGTGGCCGCTCTGCCGGGACTGCTTCTTCTACGCGCTCTCCATCCTCGTCATGCTGTGCACCATCGCCAATGGATACGTGTCCTG GCCAGAAGCGTTGTTCATGCTGATTATGTACGGCGTATACTGCGTCGCGCTGCGCTTCAACACTGCGCTGGAGCGCTGGGCGCTGACGCTGCCGCTGCCGTTCAAGCTGCCGTCGCGCGAGGAGCAGGCAGCGCTCGTCACTTACAA AAGCGGCGGAGGTCAGCCAGCCACGGCGCCGGCGGCCGAGGGGCAGTACACACAAATGGAGGGGCAGAACAACGATCTGCCGCAGAAACCCACGG AATACAACCCGGATGGAGCGTACGTCAACGCGGCGTATAATGCGGAGAATGCCTGGAACCCCAACCAGGCGTGGGACCCCAACAATGCCTGGGACGAAACCTCTTTG CAACAACCAGCCAACCCTCCAGCACAAAGCTGGGGCGAGGCTGAGCCAACTCAACAGGTGCAATCCCCGAACCAAGCCCAAGCCCAGCCGGAAGGACAAGGCCAGGCTGTACCACAG CCACCCGCTCAGCCCGCGTACTACAAGGCGAAGGAGTACAACCCGGAGACCGCGGTAGATCCTCTCGTCAAGCCTATCGGAGCTA ACCCAGTGCAGTTGGCGTGCTGGTACGTAGCGTACCCGGTGCACTGGTCGTGCCGGTACACCATGCCCGACTGCCGCGGCCGCTGGTACCCCATCACCTTCATCATCTCCATGCTGTGGATCTCCTTCTACTCGTACTTCATGGTTTGGATGATCACCATCATTG GCTACACGCTGGGTATCCCGGACACGGTGATGGGCCTGACGTTCGTCGCTGCGGGAGTTTCGGTGCCGGACGCCCTGTCCTCGCTCGCTGTCATCAAAGAAGG CTACGGAGACATGGCGGTGTCGAACGCTGTGGGGTCGAACGTATTCGATATCCTGGTGTGCCTCGGCCTGCCGTGGTTCATACAGACCGCCATCATCCAACCCGGCAGCCATGTCAACGTCATCAGCAAAG GTTTAATCTACTCTACATTGTCTCTGTTCTCGACGGTGGTGTTTTTGGTGGTGGCAACACACGCGAACGGCTGGAAACTGGACCGCAAGTTCGGCGCAGTACTGATGGTTTGGTACCTGCTCTTCATAACCCTCGCGAGTCTTTACGAGCTCAACGTCTTTGGGAACATCCACCCGCCAGACTGTGAATCTAGTTATTAG
- the LOC112055406 gene encoding probable sodium/potassium/calcium exchanger CG1090 isoform X4, with product MKGFEIEPEEGEKKKQKDAGYEDGEDTVAIRENEKIEEEEEDAIPTVHPLRNCTPPAIEQFPRPLMGQTARKHGGLILHILVAVFTFIGLAIVCDEYFVSSLDRICEELKLAPDVAGATFMAAGSSAPELATVVIGVFCAQDDIGVSGVIGSAVFNIMFVISVCALCAGTVSHLNWWPLCRDCFFYALSILVMLCTIANGYVSWPEALFMLIMYGVYCVALRFNTALERWALTLPLPFKLPSREEQAALVTYKSGGGQPATAPAAEGQYTQMEGQNNDLPQKPTEYNPDGAYVNAAYNAENAWNPNQAWDPNNAWDETSLQQPANPPAQSWGEAEPTQQVQSPNQAQAQPEGQGQAVPQPPAQPAYYKAKEYNPETAVDPLVKPIGANPVQLACWYVAYPVHWSCRYTMPDCRGRWYPITFIISMLWISFYSYFMVWMITIIGYTLGIPDTVMGLTFVAAGVSVPDALSSLAVIKEGYGDMAVSNAVGSNVFDILVCLGLPWFIQTAIIQPGSHVNVISKGLIYSTLSLFSTVVFLVVATHANGWKLDRKFGAVLMVWYLLFITLASLYELNVFGNIHPPDCESSY from the exons ATGAAGGGTTTCGAAATTGAACCTGAAGAAGGGGAAAAGAAGAAACAAAAAGACGCTGGATATGAAGAT GGAGAAGACACGGTAGCAATtcgagaaaatgaaaaaatagaagaagaagaagaagacgcCATTCCTACCGTTCATCCTCTACGGAACTGTACGCCGCCGGCCATTGAACAG TTCCCGCGTCCACTGATGGGTCAGACAGCGAGGAAACACGGCGGCCTCATCCTCCACATCCTGGTGGCGGTGTTCACTTTCATTGGGCTGGCTATCGTGTGTGACGAATACTTCGTCTCCAGCTTAGACAGGATTTGTGAAG AATTGAAACTAGCGCCGGATGTAGCGGGTGCCACGTTCATGGCAGCTGGTAGTTCAGCTCCTGAGCTGGCTACCGTCGTTATTGGTGTCTTCTGTGCACAGGATGACATTG GTGTGTCCGGAGTGATCGGGTCCGCAGTGTTCAACATAATGTTCGTGATATCCGTGTGCGCGCTGTGTGCCGGCACCGTGTCGCACCTCAACTGGTGGCCGCTCTGCCGGGACTGCTTCTTCTACGCGCTCTCCATCCTCGTCATGCTGTGCACCATCGCCAATGGATACGTGTCCTG GCCAGAAGCGTTGTTCATGCTGATTATGTACGGCGTATACTGCGTCGCGCTGCGCTTCAACACTGCGCTGGAGCGCTGGGCGCTGACGCTGCCGCTGCCGTTCAAGCTGCCGTCGCGCGAGGAGCAGGCAGCGCTCGTCACTTACAA AAGCGGCGGAGGTCAGCCAGCCACGGCGCCGGCGGCCGAGGGGCAGTACACACAAATGGAGGGGCAGAACAACGATCTGCCGCAGAAACCCACGG AATACAACCCGGATGGAGCGTACGTCAACGCGGCGTATAATGCGGAGAATGCCTGGAACCCCAACCAGGCGTGGGACCCCAACAATGCCTGGGACGAAACCTCTTTG CAACAACCAGCCAACCCTCCAGCACAAAGCTGGGGCGAGGCTGAGCCAACTCAACAGGTGCAATCCCCGAACCAAGCCCAAGCCCAGCCGGAAGGACAAGGCCAGGCTGTACCACAG CCACCCGCTCAGCCCGCGTACTACAAGGCGAAGGAGTACAACCCGGAGACCGCGGTAGATCCTCTCGTCAAGCCTATCGGAGCTA ACCCAGTGCAGTTGGCGTGCTGGTACGTAGCGTACCCGGTGCACTGGTCGTGCCGGTACACCATGCCCGACTGCCGCGGCCGCTGGTACCCCATCACCTTCATCATCTCCATGCTGTGGATCTCCTTCTACTCGTACTTCATGGTTTGGATGATCACCATCATTG GCTACACGCTGGGTATCCCGGACACGGTGATGGGCCTGACGTTCGTCGCTGCGGGAGTTTCGGTGCCGGACGCCCTGTCCTCGCTCGCTGTCATCAAAGAAGG CTACGGAGACATGGCGGTGTCGAACGCTGTGGGGTCGAACGTATTCGATATCCTGGTGTGCCTCGGCCTGCCGTGGTTCATACAGACCGCCATCATCCAACCCGGCAGCCATGTCAACGTCATCAGCAAAG GTTTAATCTACTCTACATTGTCTCTGTTCTCGACGGTGGTGTTTTTGGTGGTGGCAACACACGCGAACGGCTGGAAACTGGACCGCAAGTTCGGCGCAGTACTGATGGTTTGGTACCTGCTCTTCATAACCCTCGCGAGTCTTTACGAGCTCAACGTCTTTGGGAACATCCACCCGCCAGACTGTGAATCTAGTTATTAG